The DNA sequence agtggagaaaggtaagcatgcaagcttatgaattatcgggctgtggaactgttggaaagagtaaaacttttatagcaatgtttcacatttgaataaatttttgcagttgtacatagtgttataaattgagcatctgagttaattgttagagttagtaggatcgaaattctagtttatgcaaggaagaaaacagagcatgagtcagcagcatAGTGATTATCTGacagcgtagttagtttttttcccttactcgggggcgagtaagaatctagtttgggggaatttgttaggctaaaattagtctaagtttcgggtcatattttcggttagttttcactctttgtttctagttttagggctatattacgcttgattcttttgtttcaggtccttgggtgtttaaagaaagtatgtacaagaattgaggaaaagtggtgaaagaatcgagaagaaaaaccaaagttGTGCCGTGCCCTCGTTCCTGGGCCGTGATCGGAACATGCGCGGCCGCGATCGGGAACATGCCGATCGCGGCCCCGGGAACATGCCgatcgcgacgggaactggcagagaggatctcgaagtttctaagtttaaccccgtcgcgacgggggctttgccagtcgcgacggggaccccagtgacgggatttttgggcagtttcgtaatttcacgaattttaaagatgagaattggtttaaatagtgagggttcgtgaaaattagggattttttcagaattggaaccctagaaacaaagaaggaggctagaagagcggcttgtggcgacccggatcaattgcttcaactagttctttctcttctctttaatttttctatgttcttttctatttcaatgttaattatggatttgattatggatgttttgaactaaactcctatttagggagaatgatgaatgttgtttaagtttttcctagttaatgattaattgccattcctccatctctCGATTGCGTgaatactattcatatttgtgtttaatttccatgtgcaagattgatcaccttttacatgttttatgatctcaattcaaaatctgaaaagtgagaattgagaatgctaaaattggatagtctaggttttgatgtgaaacgaaagtatttacatagcctttgtgacatttagattattgcttaatgctgatttcatgttggtttaattaagagattaattagagagcatgagatttagaacctagaagatctgaaaagagctaggttaattcataatctgtcattcacttcaagagaaggatagcatttaaacattaacattggtaacttaacaacaggattcgtctccctattttcttatcttgattaatcttccttttgttagttttaattttctgaattgttttatttaattcataaaaagtattcttttaccagatagaatcaatagtataatttagtagtaattagtccaattccatgtggttcgacctcacctgtgtgagtgtaCTAcctgattgcgtatacttgcgtagtgattaTAAATTTAACAACAgtaatcggaatgcttaaattgactaaattgcccttttgagttatatggtagttattttgcaagacatattttaaaggacaaaattgtcattatatatttaatattaaaaaataaaataaaaataataaaaatccatTACCCTTAATGGCATTCCTTACAAAATTGGTGGGGGAAGTTCTCCCTTTCTTTTCTCTCATATTTAATCAACTTCTCCAtttcctaattttaataatgcaaGTAAATAAATGTAAGAGAATGATTACCTTACTATTGATTcccattacttattagtaaacatgccaTGAGAGAGATGTGTAATAAACTTACTTTACTGCTTGATCTTACTATTGTCACGCCTGCATGATATTTAATAGTATAAAGTATATGtattctcttttattttataacttGAAATTTATTTATGAGAAATGTTAAAGAGCATGTCTAGCATCTTCCTGTGTGTTAGTATCACTATTAGTTTAACTAAGTATCGAGTCCtacatagtttaatataataaattttaggaAGTATCACTAATCAATCACAAGTGATATGTCGAAAAAATGGTACCTAATAAGAATGctctttatttatataattttaatggtGTTTGTAGCTAGGCGTAATTCCCCAACTACTTTCCTTGTCTTGTCTTTCCCCAAATTCCCAAACCACCTTATATATTATCTATTGGCTGCTTTGCTACCattaaattaaacaaaatacatattatagCAAGTAAAATGATTTTGATAAAATTGGGGAAGAAAATAAGAGTGAGAAATATGAGGGTTATTTGAAACATTAATTGGGTAGTGGCTTTCTTGTGTGACTAGAGAAGATTCGATGGGAGATTCGCTTGTGGGCTCCGAATGGGCCCACTCAGCCGAGGAAGTCGGCTAGAACTTTCTCCACTTGATGACCTGTCCTGCTCTTTAATCTTTATACTTTTTAGTtaactaggtgaatgtacgtgtcgagccacgtattgctagtttcatttaagattttggtctttttaagattttgaatttattttatttttaaagattacaaattttttgtttaaaaaaattaaatatttgtatttgaaagattatttaataatatattaaaaataatattcgtgtaattataaaattgtaaataaatttattattggagtagtatattattctatttagttctttttttaacataacattgtaatgtaagtttatatctataaatattctgtaaagtgttaatattatatgaacatctccatttataaagctaaaaagtgggtcaatgacagaagtggtatatctgcGCAATCACCTGCAAAGATAAGTGGTATACACTTATCTTTTATCGGAGAAAACATTAGATAACGtgaggttaactttaatatataaagattttttttaaaaaaaaataaatgaaaaaaattattaatattctcccaagataggtttgttagagagatatgtggttaagatgatttttttaatttaaaaagagattattaatatttaaaagattgtttaattttttagtttaattattgggtttatttgttaacaggagatcaaacctaatcgttaaatttaacagaatattcttttatttttaagtatattctgttaaatcaagaaatgtcgttagataagcacttttaatatatgaaGATATATTTTCTGAAAAATCCAATTCAACTAGAAAACGAATTTGTTCTTGTAGCAGTTGTAACTAAAATGTATGATCTACTTTACTCTACTATTACTATATAGTGGCCAGCATTATAACTAGTAAAACTTTATGATTCACTACACCATTTTGGTAACATTCTTACCTATTTTGGCATCTtcctttttagtttatttttttttcataattatatacatttatttaaatctttttaaaaaattataaataatttatgttTACTGAAATTTTCATAAACTAATTAAGCGAaaacttcaaaaattaaataattattaaataattgagaCGATTAAATTTATATAGTTCAAGCGTTAATTATTTATAGtcaatgagtcattatattagCTTTATAAGCTGCTTAAATGTATtacatgtaatatttataaaataaaaccatAACTCTGCTCCTTTAAATttctcttgaagaagaagaaaatttagaagatattttgacaaaactttgattattttttttattcccgTTTATAAAGAAACGAAAGGGTTTATGTAGGTTAAAGTTCGACTCCGGGCATATCCATAACCCAGTTAGAGTATTTATAAAAAGTCTATCCACTATTGGGTCCCTTAAAAGGTTTCCTCTCGTTGGGAGACGGTTCTGTACAATTGGGATAATTGTTATGCAAGGCACGTGTCGGGCAAAAGTCACGCCTGGCAAACTAAGTGCTCAGAGGAGCCGTAGGACAAAACAATATTCTGAAGAGGTGCGCGCACTACCATGGTCTGACACATGAGATAAGATCTGATCCTGTGTTAGAAAGGTAAACGCGTCGAGGGGATGCCCGACTACCACTTCGTAGTAGGCTTCCTGTATTCCCGTGCACACAACATCCATTTTATACTCTTCAAATAGCTCCCAAGTATCTTTTTCTGGACTTAATGGATTTAGTCCTTCTCCGGTCCCGAAAAGCTGAGAAGGCTTCCGGGGCCTGGGCGGTTGCCTTTCAGGTTAGCTTAGTCCTTCATGGACCTTCTACAATTAAAGAGACTTAAGCGATAATTATTCAGATCACCATCTTGTATATTTTGCCGCTTGTCCCTATTCCGAAAACACGAATAACAATTTACAAtgtcgaaaataaaatttaggtATTTTGTTGTATGCACGACTGTTTTTTTATTACATGCGTGGTAAGTAACGATGTGAATCTTAATTTTGGCAtgctaaattatttaaatttttttaaaaatttacaagtagTCATATATAACTACAATGTACgcgatcataaaaaaaaaaaaaattaaacaaaaaaagttttctaaaaaaattgttCTCATgatttatattgaaaaaattattgtactaatttaaattaaattacgtGAACAACGAGTGTCCTTTAAAACTATACAGAAAAGATCTGTGCTTGTTTAATATACTAAATATCCAatatcattcaaaaaaaaaaaaaaatagaattaatgGAAAGAAGCAAGATgcagaattttatttgaaaatttgttaTGGACTACTAATATGATCAACTTGGAATTgcaaattcaaacatttaacCTTAACCTTATTTTACTCTTCtaattttcattaaaaacaaaaagaaactcTTCTAATTAAGTAGGAaacaacaatgtcaagaaacaTTTTTGCTGGTTCAGTGCACTTATATTAATTATGctgaataataaatatataaatatatatatatagggatacgattttgtcccgtgatgtactttcacagaatgtattccgtggtacattagatgggtctcggggtacattaaatgagtgtcagggtatgtttctactttttaaccctaattacccctagatcaatctcaaccgtcagatcaaataagtccctcatctgacggctgtcgtacatcacggaatacattccgtgaaagtacaatcacgggacaaaatcatatccctatatatatatatagaccaGAGAATAGTCAGCACCACCTCAAAATCGCATTTTACACAAAGTGACCAAGTCACTGTGGATTGGAGACGTCCATAATCAACAGGGACAGTCCACTGTCCAATACTCCAATCTAAGGACATAACTTACAGCTTTTTACATACAAAATAGTAACAGATAAATCTCTTTTTCACAAAATAACCATAATAATGTATGTCAAAACAATCCCACTACAGAATCAATATAATTCTTTCTTATCTTTTGttctaaaaaataaagattcttttagtttaatttacaCAAAAATCTCTCAATACAATATCGTAAATCTAGAAACacacataaataattaattaacccaATGCAAAATTATTGACAATCACCAACAAGTGCAAGCTAGCAATTTTTGGCCTCAAAAAACTTACCTCATAATGCAAATGACATACTCAAATTCCGGCCTACTTTGTTGTGAGTCATTGAAATAGTAAGCAAAAATTAGACAAGCACCACAAAGAAAGAAAGTGACATAAATTTGAAATAGCAAAGCATATATAACCTGTTATTCtatcaaagaaagaaaaagcacgACCTATATATTAACTCCGCCCCTCTGAAATTTTTGGGTAAATTCATGAAATAATAAAGAGGTAAAATGTGCACTTTAAAGACaatttttctttgtaattaAACTTGTGAACAATTGCTTTTGAAAGAGGTCTCAAGTGTATATTTCAGAGTTAATTAATGGGCATTAATGAGACTCCAGCCTCATTTTATGTTGATCTTATCAAAATTAGACTTTGGAGAGGAAATATATTGCTTTGCTTTATTTCAATTATTGACAACACGTATATATATTAAGCATAAATAATGAGTATCTGAcgtttttcttctcttttcttcatgTTAAAATATAGGTTAACATGAAGTCATGAACCACACACATCACACATGACATTGATGTATACATTAATCTATTGGTCaaataaaaagtttttttttgggcagcaaataaataaaagggtagtgttttgattaattataatGCAATTATTCCGTATTATGGGTTTTCACTTTTCATATTAAAGAGGTATATTAATAGGAAGGATTAATATATTTGGTTATATATCCAATATTAACCTTTTTTTTCAACGGAATTCATTAACCATTTCCAATAATTAACATCAATCCagattttctttctctcttaaaACTAATCAAATGTAGAAGAACTCAAGAACTCAAAtgttaaatacttcaattttgaatttttattattaaataatatatattattttgaataatacAATATCACCAAGGATCCGTGGCGCAATGGTAGCGCGTCTGACTCCAGATCAGAAGGTTGCGTGTTCGATTCACGTCGGGTTCAATCCCCTAccttggtatttttttttatgtaaaaaaatatcaacggTTGATAGAGTGACACGTCACTTAGCAGTACTTGATCAAAACTGACACCCTAAAACCCATAAACCCGCAGTCATTTTCCTTACactatttttcttcttcttccttttttctGTTTGCAAAACCCTAGCTTCCCAAACTTTCCTCCATTTCTTCTGAGTCTTGAGTTTCAGACTCTCAGACCAACTTACCATAACCATGTCTCTCATATCTCGTCTCCGTCAAGCTTCCTTTTCCCTCCGCCGGTTTTCTACTGTGTTATCTCCAGACTCGAGCAAAACACTCTCCGCAAAAGAAAAAACTAGGGCGGCTCTAAACCTCATCAAGTTCGAGAAGAACCCTAGTCGGATCGTAGAGATTTGTAAGGCTGCATCGCTAACACCCGAGGCCCCACTCGACCGGATCACTCTCTCAGTCGCCATAACCAAGCTCTCGGAATCGAATCACTTTGAGATCATCCGCGAGTTCCTCGACGACCTCAAGTCCCGTCCCGACCTCAAAACTGAGCGATTTATTTCACACGCTATGGTTCTGTATGGTCAGGCCAAGATGATCGATCAGGCTATTCAAACATTCAAGCAATGCAATGAACTTGGCGTTGTTCCTTCAGTTAGGATTTTGAACTCTTTGATTTTCGCTTGCATTCTCGCCAAGGATTACAAAGAGGTTAGTCGCGTTTTCGTCGAGTTCCCGAAGGCTTACGGGATCGTACCGAATCTGGATACTTACAACAGGGTGATCCAGGCGTTTTCTGAGTCGGGTTCGACTAGCTCGGCGTACTCGATATTGGCGGAGATGGATAGGAAGGGTGTGAAGCCGGATGCGACTACTTTTGGGTGCTTGTTATCTGGGTTTTACTCTGAAGAACGGTTTGAGGAAGTGGGGAAAGTCTTGACATTGATGGAGAAGTATGGATTACGTTTAGGGGTGAGTACTTACAACATTAGGATCCATAGTTTGTGTAAATTGAAGAAAGTGGATGAGGCCAAAGCTTTGTTGGATGGTATGGTATCAAGGGGAATCAAGCCTAATTCAGTCACTTATAGCCATTTGATTCATGGGTTTTGCAAAGCAGGGAAATTAGTTGAAGCCAAAAGTTTGTTTAGGGAGATGACTTTCAAAGGTTGCCAACCTGATAGTAACTGCTATTTCACACTGGTTTATTTCATGTGTCAAGGCAAGGACTTTGATAATGCATTGGAGATTTCGAAGGAGAGTATTGCTAAGAAATGGGTTCCTAATTTCACGACTATGAAGTCACTCGTGGATGGACTTGTGAGTGTTTCGAAAGTAGCAGAGGCAAAGGAGCTTATTTCCCAAATCAAGGAAAATGTTAGAGTGAAAGTAGATTTGTGGGATGAAATAGAAGCTGGCTTGCCTcaatgaagatgaagaagataTTGTGTTTACATGTAATTCGTCTTATTAGTTTTGGCGAAACCATGAAAGTTGCAATTTTGAGGAGAGGGATGCTCTTATGAAACAAGAGAAACACATTCATGGTTAGATTAGATTTGGTAGAATGAGTTGTGCATGAACATTTGCTTACCATCAATGAGAagatattttctgtttttatttctcctaaaagagaggaatttgtGTATTTTGCAGTGAGTTCTTTATATTTCGCCTGGTGAAAATAAATGAATCATGCAATGAAAATTGAGAAGAGGGATTCAGAATGTTCTTTTGCTATGAATCATGCAATGAAAACTGAATaagatcatttatttattttattcaatttttgcGTAGAAACGTTATATGGAATTATCAATTTACCATGTCGATTACCTGTTGAACTTTCCATTCCTACGACATTGGAGAATCTTTATTTACCAGTTTTTGTTATCTTTAGTGCAAAGTTGGCAATTCATGAGAAATCCAAAACTGTGTAACCCCAAATTCTTTTGCCATGTTTAGTTGTGACAGAAAAAACATAGTACACATAATACATTATTAGACTTGAAACTGGTATACATTttcttttgtaattattttcccTACAGATATCTTTCCTGCTTTACAAGGCTGAAGCCTAAAACATTGTTTTGCTTGCGTTTGTTAATGCCACCAATCAACTTTCTCGTATCAAACCATGCCATCTCAGAGTGGTAATTATTTGATTGATATGCAATGAGCCAACTTGGATTCCCAGCGTCTTTATCTTGCTCAATGACCTCAAATTCATAGATACCATAAACTCAATGTTGCCGTGGTCAATGCATTTCGTCCACTGTACATTTTAAACTAAGTTTTCAATGCTGATCTTTTCCTCATGAATTGTGCTCCATATGCGGCGGTTGAACCAACAGTTGTTGACGCCACCAGCCAACTGCACCAATTTTGGGCAACTTAGTGGACTGACTCtcataaaaatacatcaaaaaaGTTTCAAAAAGAAAAGTGGCCACAACTCACCTCAAGTATGTGATATAAATCTGAGTTTCCTGCGTTCCAAAATCTGGTTGAAGAAGTGCCCCAGCAACTAAAATCAACTGGAAGACCGTGTTGAGCTGTCACCAAGCATGGTATTTTTCAGTTTTATATGCAAGAACTCTTACATCTCATTCCAACAATAGTAACCTTCTCATAATTCTAGGGATAAACAGTGTTGAGGATTATAAAAGTAAATCAAGATATCAGTAATCCCAAGAAACTGCATAATAAGATCAGGAACTGGGAAAAGAACAAAGCGTACCTTGCTAATAAAAAGTGGCTCCACCTTCTGAGGTTGGGTCCCATCCAGGTTGAAAAAATCAAACCAGCTTTTCCACTGCAAGAATTTAACAATGCACAATCCAGTTTTTAGCTTGAAGATGCCAATGAGAGTGGGAGAAAGAAGTCTATTATAACTAGTTTAAATTTTGCATAATCACCTCCCAGCCTAAGCTACTGGCTCGTTGGTACACAGCACCACCTACGAGTCCAACATCTCGAAAAACAACGAGTCCAACAAGTCCAGCTTCATAAACAAAGTTAGATAATGtcaatttttattgaatttgtaCGAAAATGAAAGACTCAGTTAATTCTCACATTAAGACTTGTTGGCACATTTCAGCTGATATGAATACATTATATGCAAACACAAAATAACCAATAACACACGAGAAACT is a window from the Cannabis sativa cultivar Pink pepper isolate KNU-18-1 chromosome 1, ASM2916894v1, whole genome shotgun sequence genome containing:
- the LOC115707787 gene encoding small ribosomal subunit protein mS86 (rPPR1), whose protein sequence is MSLISRLRQASFSLRRFSTVLSPDSSKTLSAKEKTRAALNLIKFEKNPSRIVEICKAASLTPEAPLDRITLSVAITKLSESNHFEIIREFLDDLKSRPDLKTERFISHAMVLYGQAKMIDQAIQTFKQCNELGVVPSVRILNSLIFACILAKDYKEVSRVFVEFPKAYGIVPNLDTYNRVIQAFSESGSTSSAYSILAEMDRKGVKPDATTFGCLLSGFYSEERFEEVGKVLTLMEKYGLRLGVSTYNIRIHSLCKLKKVDEAKALLDGMVSRGIKPNSVTYSHLIHGFCKAGKLVEAKSLFREMTFKGCQPDSNCYFTLVYFMCQGKDFDNALEISKESIAKKWVPNFTTMKSLVDGLVSVSKVAEAKELISQIKENVRVKVDLWDEIEAGLPQ